The following proteins are encoded in a genomic region of Mycobacterium kiyosense:
- the ilvG gene encoding acetolactate synthase large subunit IlvG, giving the protein MTTEAVPAQTVHAGRLIARRLKASGIDTVFTLSGGHLFSIYDGCREEGLRLIDTRHEQTATFAAEGWSKVTRVPGVAALTAGPGITNGMSAMAAAQQNQSPLVVLGGRAPALRWGMGSLQEIDHVPFVAPLTRFAATAQSADDAGRLVDRALQAAVAAPSGVGFVDFPMDHVFSMADDRGEPGALTVPAKGPDVDADVLDRAVDLLSTAQRPVIMAGTNVWWGHAETALLRLAERLRIPVLMNGMARGVVPADHPLAFSRARSKALKEADVALVIGVPMDFRLGFGGVFGVETQLVVVDRVRPERAHPRPVAAELYGDLTAVLSGLGTARTTDHQTWIDELRTVERAARDQEQVELAEDRIPLHPMRVYAELAPLLDRDAIVVIDAGDFGSYAGRVIDSYQPGCWLDSGPFGCLGSGPGYALAAKLAHPQRQVVLLQGDGAFGFSGMEWDTLVRHNVPVVSVVGNNGIWALEKHPMEALYGYSVVAELRPGTRYDEVARALGAHGELVSAPAELRPALERAFASGQPAVVNVLTDPSVAYPRRSNLA; this is encoded by the coding sequence ATGACCACCGAAGCCGTCCCCGCCCAAACCGTGCACGCCGGCCGCCTCATCGCCCGCCGGCTCAAGGCCAGCGGTATCGACACCGTCTTCACCCTGTCCGGTGGTCATCTGTTCTCCATTTACGACGGCTGTCGCGAGGAGGGTCTTCGGCTGATCGACACCCGCCACGAGCAGACCGCGACCTTTGCCGCCGAGGGCTGGTCCAAGGTGACCCGGGTGCCGGGGGTGGCCGCGTTGACGGCAGGTCCGGGCATCACCAATGGGATGAGTGCGATGGCCGCGGCGCAGCAGAACCAGTCGCCGTTGGTGGTGCTCGGCGGCCGGGCGCCCGCGCTGCGCTGGGGGATGGGCTCGCTGCAGGAGATCGACCACGTGCCGTTCGTGGCGCCGCTGACCCGCTTCGCCGCCACCGCGCAGTCGGCCGACGATGCCGGCCGCCTGGTCGACCGGGCGCTGCAGGCGGCTGTGGCCGCCCCGTCCGGCGTGGGATTCGTCGACTTCCCGATGGATCACGTGTTCTCCATGGCCGACGACCGCGGTGAACCCGGGGCGTTGACCGTGCCGGCGAAGGGTCCGGACGTGGACGCCGACGTCTTGGATCGGGCCGTCGATCTGTTGTCCACGGCGCAGCGGCCCGTCATCATGGCCGGCACCAATGTGTGGTGGGGGCACGCCGAGACCGCGTTGCTGCGACTCGCCGAGCGACTGCGGATACCGGTGTTGATGAACGGGATGGCTCGCGGAGTGGTACCCGCCGACCATCCGCTGGCCTTCAGCCGGGCACGGTCGAAAGCCCTGAAGGAAGCCGATGTGGCGCTGGTGATCGGGGTGCCGATGGATTTCCGGCTTGGTTTCGGGGGCGTCTTCGGCGTCGAGACTCAGTTGGTCGTCGTCGACCGCGTCCGACCCGAGCGGGCGCATCCCCGCCCCGTCGCCGCTGAGCTGTACGGCGATCTCACCGCGGTCCTGTCCGGGCTGGGCACAGCCCGCACGACCGATCACCAGACCTGGATCGACGAGCTGCGCACCGTCGAGCGGGCCGCGCGCGACCAGGAACAGGTTGAATTGGCCGAGGACCGGATCCCGCTGCACCCGATGCGGGTGTACGCGGAGCTGGCGCCGTTGCTGGACCGTGACGCCATCGTCGTGATCGACGCCGGAGACTTCGGCTCCTACGCGGGCCGGGTGATCGACAGCTACCAACCCGGATGCTGGCTGGACAGCGGGCCGTTCGGCTGCCTGGGCTCGGGACCGGGGTACGCGCTGGCCGCCAAACTGGCGCACCCGCAGCGACAGGTGGTGTTGCTGCAGGGCGACGGCGCGTTCGGGTTCAGCGGCATGGAATGGGACACCCTGGTGCGGCACAACGTTCCGGTGGTGTCGGTGGTGGGCAACAACGGCATCTGGGCCTTAGAGAAGCATCCGATGGAGGCGCTGTACGGCTACTCGGTAGTGGCCGAGTTGCGTCCCGGCACCCGCTACGACGAGGTGGCGCGGGCGCTGGGCGCCCACGGCGAGCTGGTGTCGGCGCCCGCCGAGCTGCGCCCGGCACTGGAACGTGCGTTCGCCAGCGGACAGCCCGCCGTCGTCAACGTTCTCACCGACCCGAGCGTCGCCTACCCACGCCGCTCGAACCTGGCCTGA
- a CDS encoding multidrug ABC transporter ATP-binding protein: MGPEPFTPKIDWSHALQDSVRWLAIAWVVSAVCLFLALVLMRFLTPWGRQFWRITRGYFVGRESVRVWLMLGVLLLSVLMSVRLDVLFSYFTNDLYSSVQTFVQGDAAHRDIVKQSGKHGFYVSMAVFSILAAIFIARYLADIYLLQRFLISWRVWLTGHLTDDWLAGRAYYRDLFIDNTIDNPDQRIQQDIDIFTAANTAGTPNMPSNGTTQTLLFGAVNAVASVVSFAAILWNLSGPLNVFGVVFPRAMFLAVVVFVLIASAVAFWLGRPLIGLSFNNEKLNARFRYALVRLRDAAEAVGFYRGERVERAQLWRRFTPIIDNYRHFVRRSIIFHGWNWSMSQIIVPLPWLIQAPRLFAGQIKFGDVTQTAAAFGRISDSLSFFRNQYDAFAYLRAAIIRLHGLVMANEQGRALPSVLSTPSQDGSVELHNVEVRRPDGDSLVDPLDVRLEPGHSLVITGQSGSGKTTLLRALAELWPYASGSLHCPGGANETMFLSQLPYVPLGDLRSVVCYPNAVDAVSDAELHEVLTKVALVPLIARLDEEQDWAKVLSPGEQQRVAFARILLTKPKAVFMDEATSALDPGLEYALYQLVRTELPDCIVVSVSHHPAVEQYHESQLELLGDGHWRLGPVEKELAKA, from the coding sequence TTGGGTCCGGAACCGTTCACTCCGAAAATCGACTGGTCTCACGCGCTGCAGGATTCGGTGCGCTGGTTGGCCATCGCGTGGGTGGTCAGCGCCGTATGTCTGTTCCTCGCGCTGGTCCTGATGCGGTTTCTGACCCCGTGGGGCCGCCAGTTCTGGCGGATCACCCGCGGCTACTTCGTCGGGCGCGAAAGTGTCCGGGTGTGGTTGATGCTGGGCGTGCTGCTGCTGTCGGTATTGATGTCGGTGCGCCTGGATGTGCTGTTCAGCTACTTCACCAACGACCTGTATTCCTCGGTTCAGACCTTCGTTCAGGGCGACGCCGCCCATCGGGACATCGTCAAGCAATCCGGTAAGCACGGGTTTTACGTCTCGATGGCCGTTTTCAGCATTCTGGCGGCCATCTTCATCGCCCGGTATCTGGCCGACATCTATCTGCTGCAGCGGTTCCTCATCTCGTGGCGGGTCTGGCTGACCGGCCATCTCACCGATGACTGGCTGGCCGGCCGGGCCTATTACCGAGACCTCTTCATCGACAACACCATCGACAACCCGGACCAGCGCATTCAGCAGGACATCGACATCTTTACCGCCGCGAACACCGCCGGCACCCCCAACATGCCGTCCAATGGCACCACGCAGACGTTGCTGTTCGGGGCCGTCAACGCCGTCGCCTCCGTGGTGTCCTTCGCCGCGATCCTGTGGAACCTGTCCGGGCCGCTGAATGTCTTCGGAGTGGTGTTCCCGCGCGCGATGTTCTTGGCGGTAGTGGTGTTCGTGTTGATCGCCTCGGCGGTCGCGTTCTGGCTGGGCCGCCCACTGATCGGACTGAGTTTTAACAACGAGAAGCTCAACGCACGATTCCGCTATGCACTGGTGCGGCTGCGCGACGCCGCGGAAGCCGTCGGGTTCTATCGCGGTGAACGTGTCGAGCGGGCGCAACTCTGGCGGCGCTTCACCCCGATCATCGACAACTACCGCCACTTCGTCCGGCGCTCGATCATCTTCCACGGCTGGAACTGGTCCATGTCGCAGATCATCGTCCCGCTGCCGTGGCTGATCCAGGCGCCCCGACTGTTCGCCGGCCAGATCAAATTCGGCGATGTGACGCAGACTGCGGCCGCGTTCGGACGCATTTCCGACTCCCTGTCGTTCTTCCGCAACCAGTACGACGCGTTCGCCTACCTGCGGGCGGCCATCATCCGTCTTCATGGGCTGGTGATGGCCAACGAGCAGGGCCGTGCGCTGCCGTCGGTGCTGAGCACACCGTCCCAAGACGGGTCGGTGGAGCTGCACAACGTGGAAGTGCGCAGGCCCGACGGTGACAGCCTGGTCGATCCGCTCGACGTTCGGCTGGAACCCGGCCACTCGCTGGTGATCACCGGCCAGTCGGGTTCCGGCAAAACGACGCTGCTGCGCGCATTGGCCGAATTGTGGCCGTACGCATCGGGTTCCCTGCACTGCCCCGGCGGCGCGAACGAGACGATGTTCCTATCGCAGTTGCCGTATGTGCCGCTAGGTGATCTGCGCAGCGTGGTGTGCTACCCCAACGCGGTCGACGCGGTGTCGGACGCCGAGTTGCACGAGGTGCTGACCAAGGTCGCGTTGGTGCCGCTGATCGCCCGCCTCGACGAGGAGCAGGACTGGGCAAAGGTGCTCTCGCCGGGTGAACAGCAGCGGGTCGCGTTCGCGCGCATCCTGCTCACCAAACCCAAGGCCGTGTTCATGGACGAGGCGACCTCGGCGCTGGACCCTGGACTGGAATACGCGCTCTACCAGCTGGTCCGCACCGAACTGCCGGACTGCATCGTGGTCAGCGTCAGCCACCACCCCGCGGTGGAGCAATATCACGAAAGCCAGCTCGAACTGCTCGGCGACGGGCACTGGCGGCTGGGGCCGGTCGAGAAGGAATTGGCGAAGGCCTAG
- a CDS encoding lactoylglutathione lyase, with product MNLLVQSPVQIAWVTSDLAATEKALTGLLGARKWVRIPDVHFAPDACSYRGEPADFVAHISLSYLGDMQLELIEPVRGENIYSEFLRDHGAGLHHICMEAQSREQFDAALVDAAEQGAEVVQQGVMAGGIRFAYVAAPNAGVPYVEIAYLSPEIKAFYDYIKQEQQVSRGNDDAHRSDEQEARR from the coding sequence ATGAACCTCCTCGTTCAATCACCCGTCCAGATCGCGTGGGTCACGTCGGACCTCGCTGCCACAGAAAAGGCCCTCACCGGCCTTTTAGGCGCCCGCAAATGGGTGCGTATCCCCGATGTCCACTTTGCTCCGGACGCCTGCAGCTATCGCGGCGAGCCCGCCGACTTCGTCGCGCACATCTCGCTGAGCTACCTCGGCGACATGCAGCTCGAGCTGATCGAACCGGTCCGCGGCGAGAATATCTATAGTGAATTCCTGCGCGACCACGGCGCGGGCTTGCACCACATCTGCATGGAGGCCCAAAGCCGCGAGCAATTCGACGCCGCTCTGGTCGATGCCGCCGAGCAGGGCGCCGAGGTAGTGCAGCAGGGGGTAATGGCCGGCGGTATCCGGTTCGCCTACGTAGCGGCCCCGAATGCCGGGGTGCCGTATGTCGAGATCGCGTACCTGTCGCCCGAGATTAAAGCGTTCTACGACTACATAAAGCAGGAGCAACAAGTGAGCCGCGGCAACGACGATGCACACCGTAGTGACGAGCAGGAGGCGCGCCGATGA
- a CDS encoding putative HTH-type transcriptional regulator, producing MISVVSDLAVGKRQESRDQIEAKIVELGRRHLVDHGAAGLSLRAIARDLGMVSSAVYRYVASRDELLTLLLVDAYTDLADKVDRARDDTTGDSWSDDVNAMAHAMRAWAVAHPARWALLYGSPVPGYHAPAQRTVPAGTRVIAALLDAVAAGITTGDIVLTNDHVAQPTSSDFERLRSEYSFPGDDRVMGKCFLLFAGLVGAISLEVFGQYGADTLTDARAVFDTQVHLLLDMFGGRN from the coding sequence GTGATCTCGGTTGTGTCAGACTTGGCCGTGGGCAAACGCCAGGAGTCGCGGGATCAGATCGAGGCCAAGATCGTCGAGCTGGGCCGCCGACATCTGGTGGACCACGGCGCGGCTGGTTTGTCATTGCGCGCGATTGCCCGGGACCTCGGCATGGTGTCCTCCGCGGTGTACCGCTACGTCGCCAGTCGCGACGAACTGCTGACGCTGTTGCTCGTCGACGCGTACACCGATCTCGCCGACAAAGTCGACCGGGCGCGCGACGACACCACCGGCGATTCGTGGAGCGACGACGTGAACGCGATGGCACACGCCATGCGGGCATGGGCCGTCGCGCACCCCGCCCGCTGGGCGTTGCTGTACGGCAGCCCGGTTCCCGGGTACCACGCACCGGCACAGCGCACCGTCCCGGCCGGGACTCGGGTCATCGCGGCGTTGCTGGACGCCGTCGCGGCCGGGATCACCACCGGCGACATCGTGTTGACCAACGACCACGTGGCACAACCGACCTCGTCGGACTTCGAGCGGCTGCGCAGCGAGTACTCGTTCCCGGGCGACGACCGGGTGATGGGCAAGTGCTTCCTGCTGTTCGCCGGGCTGGTGGGCGCCATCAGTCTCGAAGTGTTCGGCCAATACGGCGCGGATACCCTCACCGACGCCCGCGCGGTCTTCGACACTCAGGTGCACCTGCTGCTGGACATGTTCGGCGGACGGAACTAG
- the erg3 gene encoding C-5 sterol desaturase — MRIGRATLILNSLIAINVYRDTTRHTAIPQSVICFAVHALTGFLSALPAELRDPVLFAIPFFLLLLTLEWTAARKLAKFDAAAGTGDPADSRPASGAYLARDSMTSISMGLVSIATTAAWKTLALFGYAALYAYVAPWHLSASKWYTWVVALLGVDLLYYAYHRAAHRVRLIWATHQAHHSSQYYNLATALRQKWNNSGEILMWVPLPLLGLPPWMVFFSWSLNLIYQFWVHTERIGKLPRWFEYVFNTPSHHRVHHGMDKVYLDRNYGGIFILWDRIFGSFQEELFRPHYGLTKQVDTFNIWKLQTYEYVAIARDWRSASRLRDRLGYVFGPPGWAPGGADRNGKVAPVASTR, encoded by the coding sequence TTGCGGATCGGGCGGGCCACCCTGATCTTGAATTCGTTGATCGCCATCAACGTCTACCGTGACACAACCCGGCACACAGCGATCCCGCAATCAGTAATCTGTTTTGCTGTGCATGCTCTGACCGGATTTCTCTCGGCGCTGCCGGCCGAGCTGCGGGACCCGGTGCTGTTCGCGATTCCGTTCTTCCTGCTGCTTTTGACGCTGGAGTGGACGGCCGCCCGCAAGTTGGCGAAGTTCGACGCCGCGGCCGGCACCGGGGACCCCGCCGATTCCAGGCCCGCCTCGGGCGCCTACCTCGCCCGGGATTCGATGACGAGCATCTCGATGGGTTTGGTGTCGATAGCCACCACCGCCGCCTGGAAGACGTTGGCCCTATTCGGGTACGCCGCCCTCTATGCCTACGTTGCGCCATGGCATCTGTCGGCGAGCAAGTGGTACACCTGGGTCGTCGCGTTGCTCGGAGTCGACCTGCTCTACTACGCCTATCACCGCGCCGCACACCGGGTCCGGCTGATCTGGGCCACTCACCAGGCTCATCATTCGAGCCAGTACTACAACCTGGCCACCGCGTTGCGACAGAAGTGGAACAACAGCGGCGAGATCCTGATGTGGGTGCCGTTGCCGCTGTTGGGATTGCCCCCGTGGATGGTGTTCTTCAGTTGGTCGCTGAACCTGATCTACCAGTTCTGGGTGCACACCGAGCGGATCGGCAAGCTGCCCCGGTGGTTCGAGTACGTCTTCAATACGCCGTCCCACCACCGGGTACACCACGGCATGGACAAGGTGTACCTGGACCGGAATTACGGCGGCATCTTCATCCTGTGGGACCGGATTTTCGGCAGCTTCCAAGAGGAGTTGTTCCGGCCGCACTACGGGCTGACCAAGCAGGTCGACACGTTCAACATCTGGAAACTGCAGACCTACGAATACGTCGCGATCGCGCGGGATTGGCGCTCGGCGAGCCGGCTGCGCGACCGGCTGGGCTACGTTTTCGGGCCGCCCGGTTGGGCTCCCGGCGGCGCCGATCGCAACGGCAAAGTCGCCCCGGTGGCGAGCACTCGGTAA
- a CDS encoding esterase: MAINEFKIRVARPIRKPHVTQRLLRASGVRNRLFPAAKLEHWAANPRPPYCGLPSKLVLKKVDVTRTDLNGRPVYQVTPRHIGPDELGGHVLYLHGGAYVLDLLPHFHWPAIARLALTLRRSLTVPIYPIAPEHTYRQVFPFLLQVYRRMLDTWEPDSIAFMGDSAGGGMAFALCHAVRDAGLPQPTDALLLSPWMHLGLPAPEVLTVAKIDPFLNLDDLRAAGLRYAGGDPLDHPLLSPSMGPLDGLPRLTVFTGTHDVLNPDARAFRNRAIAEGHDIGWHELEGGMHTWMLLPGQKARVTLGQIRQVLSG, translated from the coding sequence ATGGCGATCAACGAATTCAAGATCAGGGTGGCCCGCCCGATCCGCAAGCCGCACGTCACGCAGCGGCTGCTGCGCGCCTCCGGTGTTCGCAACCGGTTGTTCCCGGCGGCGAAGCTGGAACATTGGGCGGCCAACCCGCGCCCACCCTACTGCGGGCTGCCCTCCAAGCTGGTGCTCAAGAAGGTCGACGTGACGCGCACCGACCTCAACGGCCGCCCGGTCTACCAGGTCACGCCTCGGCACATCGGTCCCGACGAGCTGGGCGGGCACGTGCTGTACCTGCACGGCGGCGCGTACGTGCTGGACCTGCTACCCCACTTCCATTGGCCCGCCATTGCCCGGCTGGCCCTGACCCTGCGCCGATCCCTCACCGTGCCGATCTACCCGATCGCCCCCGAACACACCTACCGCCAGGTCTTCCCGTTCCTGTTGCAGGTCTACCGCCGGATGCTGGACACCTGGGAGCCGGATTCGATTGCCTTCATGGGTGATTCGGCCGGCGGTGGGATGGCGTTCGCGCTGTGTCACGCGGTGCGCGACGCCGGGCTGCCACAGCCCACTGACGCACTGCTGCTCTCGCCCTGGATGCACCTCGGCCTGCCCGCCCCCGAGGTGCTGACGGTGGCAAAGATCGATCCGTTCCTCAACCTCGATGACCTGCGGGCCGCGGGCCTCCGCTACGCGGGCGGTGACCCCTTGGACCACCCGCTGCTCAGTCCGAGCATGGGTCCCCTGGACGGCCTGCCCCGGCTGACGGTCTTCACCGGAACCCACGACGTGCTCAACCCCGATGCTCGCGCCTTCCGCAACCGTGCGATCGCCGAAGGACACGACATCGGGTGGCACGAACTCGAGGGCGGTATGCACACCTGGATGCTGCTGCCCGGGCAGAAGGCAAGGGTGACGCTCGGACAGATTCGGCAGGTGCTGTCCGGGTGA
- the mgtC gene encoding methyltransferase: MPFRNRERGAGTVHTLTNAEFALRLAVGLGCGALIGFERQWRARMAGLRTNALVATGATLFVLYAVATEDTSATRVASYVVSGIGFLGGGVILREGANVRGLNTAATLWCSAAVGVLAASGHLVFALIATGTVVLIHLLGRPLGRLIDHDNSGDDDEGLEPYQVQVICRPKSAKYARAQIVQHTRSNDIILRGIHTGASGEDNITLTAHVLLDGHSPARLENLVAELSLQPGVHAVHWYAGETSAAGLPAPQSD; the protein is encoded by the coding sequence ATGCCGTTTCGCAATCGGGAGAGGGGGGCGGGCACGGTGCACACACTGACCAACGCCGAGTTCGCGCTCCGCCTGGCGGTAGGGCTGGGATGCGGCGCGCTGATCGGCTTCGAACGCCAATGGCGAGCCCGGATGGCGGGGCTGCGGACCAACGCGCTGGTGGCCACCGGCGCGACACTGTTCGTGCTGTACGCCGTGGCCACCGAGGACACCAGCGCCACCCGGGTGGCCTCCTATGTGGTGTCGGGAATCGGGTTCCTCGGCGGCGGGGTGATTCTGCGCGAGGGTGCCAACGTGCGCGGTCTCAACACTGCTGCCACGCTGTGGTGCTCGGCGGCGGTGGGGGTGCTGGCCGCATCCGGGCATCTGGTGTTCGCGCTGATCGCCACCGGCACCGTCGTCCTGATCCATCTGCTGGGCCGCCCGCTGGGCCGTCTCATCGACCATGACAACTCCGGCGACGACGACGAGGGTCTCGAGCCGTATCAGGTCCAGGTGATCTGCCGGCCCAAGTCGGCGAAGTATGCCCGTGCCCAGATCGTGCAGCACACCCGCAGCAACGACATCATCCTGCGCGGCATCCACACCGGGGCGAGCGGAGAAGACAACATCACGCTGACCGCCCATGTGCTGCTGGACGGTCACTCGCCGGCCAGGCTGGAGAATCTGGTGGCCGAATTGTCCTTGCAGCCGGGCGTCCACGCCGTGCACTGGTATGCCGGTGAGACCAGCGCCGCCGGACTGCCCGCCCCGCAATCCGACTGA
- the PPE33_1 gene encoding putative PPE family protein PPE33 yields MSFAARPPEITSGLMYTGPGAGPMIAAATAWDALAAELQDTAASYGAIIEGLVNDGWTGPSSGAMAAAVAPYVSWMSATATQAKAAGEQAKAAVSAYETAYAAVVPPAEIALNRSELAQLVATNIFGQNTGAIAALEAQYGEMWAQDTTAMFGYANASAAAAKLTPYAEPPQVTDASGLAGQQAAVGQASGLAAGTAAATAAATAAPTAAPAFPFDVVLQALQALGQAGTAYMQGMSELLNTLTGTTVGGPTWELMFGIVADIGRFSTVANDVMSAPNLGMTEFKLFWKPPLENIPKSALGAGLGMAPTGGLTSAVSAGAGEANVVGKLSVPPSWASATPAIRMVSNVLPATSMAAAPAAGIPADLVNQMALGSLTGGAVGSVGAQVYSGSGARARAGGEKGPVEPVKLDSVIAKLQQEPEAVQHWNVDKAGLDGLLDKLSKKPGIHAVHVSSGDKPRVTLPDAQ; encoded by the coding sequence ATGAGTTTTGCGGCGCGACCACCGGAGATCACCTCCGGTCTGATGTACACGGGTCCGGGTGCGGGGCCGATGATCGCGGCGGCCACCGCGTGGGACGCGTTGGCGGCCGAACTGCAGGACACGGCCGCGTCCTACGGCGCGATCATCGAAGGCCTGGTCAACGACGGATGGACCGGTCCGTCGTCGGGCGCGATGGCGGCCGCGGTGGCGCCCTACGTGAGCTGGATGTCCGCCACCGCGACACAGGCCAAGGCGGCGGGCGAGCAGGCGAAGGCGGCGGTGTCCGCCTACGAGACGGCTTACGCCGCGGTGGTGCCGCCGGCGGAGATCGCGCTCAACCGCAGTGAGCTGGCCCAGCTGGTGGCCACGAACATCTTCGGGCAGAACACCGGTGCGATTGCCGCCCTCGAGGCGCAGTACGGGGAGATGTGGGCCCAGGACACCACCGCGATGTTCGGTTACGCCAACGCCTCGGCCGCCGCGGCCAAGCTGACGCCGTACGCCGAACCACCCCAGGTCACCGACGCCTCCGGACTCGCCGGTCAGCAAGCGGCGGTGGGGCAGGCCAGCGGGCTGGCCGCCGGAACGGCCGCGGCCACCGCGGCTGCGACCGCCGCTCCCACGGCGGCGCCCGCCTTCCCATTCGACGTCGTCCTGCAGGCGTTGCAGGCGCTCGGTCAGGCCGGTACCGCCTACATGCAAGGCATGTCCGAACTGCTCAACACCCTGACCGGCACCACGGTGGGCGGTCCGACCTGGGAGCTGATGTTCGGTATCGTCGCCGACATCGGCCGATTCAGCACGGTGGCCAACGACGTCATGAGTGCGCCCAACCTGGGCATGACCGAGTTCAAGCTGTTCTGGAAGCCGCCACTCGAGAACATCCCCAAATCTGCCCTGGGAGCCGGGCTGGGCATGGCGCCGACCGGCGGACTCACCAGTGCCGTGTCGGCAGGTGCCGGGGAGGCCAACGTGGTGGGAAAGCTGTCGGTGCCGCCCAGCTGGGCATCGGCCACGCCCGCGATCCGGATGGTCTCCAACGTGTTGCCGGCCACCAGCATGGCCGCCGCCCCCGCGGCGGGGATTCCGGCCGACCTGGTCAACCAGATGGCCCTGGGGAGCCTGACCGGCGGCGCGGTGGGCAGCGTAGGGGCGCAGGTCTACAGCGGAAGCGGTGCTCGGGCCCGTGCCGGCGGTGAGAAGGGCCCGGTGGAGCCGGTCAAGCTGGACAGCGTGATCGCCAAGCTGCAGCAGGAACCGGAGGCGGTACAGCACTGGAACGTCGACAAAGCGGGGCTGGACGGGCTGCTCGACAAACTGTCCAAAAAGCCCGGAATCCACGCGGTGCACGTGTCCAGCGGTGACAAACCCAGGGTCACGCTGCCCGACGCGCAGTAG